The Ruania alba genome has a window encoding:
- the hisS gene encoding histidine--tRNA ligase — MVRISPLSGFPEWLPEGRAVERAVLETIQHTFELHGFAGIATRAVEPIEQLLSKGETSKEVYVLRRLQAEEGEEGASEKSLGLHFDLTVPFARYVLENAGRLAFPFKRYQIQSVWRGERPQEGRFREFTQADIDIVGDGTLPFHAEVEVPVVIAEVFARLAQLGVPPVRIHVNNRKVAQGFYEGLGLSDVDGVLRSIDKLDKIGPERVSALLQEQNGASAEQAQACLDLAAITGTDAGIADRVLELGVRTPLLDEGLDELVRLVEAAGRRVPGAVVADLKIARGLDYYTGSVYETTLVGHEQLGSICSGGRYDSLASDGRTTYPGVGMSIGVTRLVSRLLSADIARASRPVPTAVLVAVTDDESRPASDAVAALLRGRGIPADVAPSAAKFGKQIKFADRRGIPYVWFPGDEAHQVKDIRSGDQISADPALWSPPEEDLWPRVTAAMERS, encoded by the coding sequence ATGGTTCGAATTTCACCGTTGTCAGGATTCCCCGAGTGGCTCCCCGAGGGCCGTGCCGTCGAGCGTGCCGTCCTGGAGACGATTCAGCACACCTTCGAGCTGCACGGGTTCGCCGGCATCGCCACGAGGGCGGTCGAACCGATCGAGCAGCTGCTCAGCAAGGGGGAGACCTCCAAGGAGGTGTACGTCCTGCGCCGACTGCAGGCCGAGGAAGGCGAGGAGGGCGCGAGCGAGAAGTCGCTGGGGCTGCACTTCGACCTCACCGTGCCGTTCGCGCGATATGTGCTGGAGAACGCCGGTCGCCTCGCGTTCCCGTTCAAGCGCTACCAGATCCAGTCCGTCTGGCGAGGAGAGCGCCCGCAGGAAGGCCGGTTCCGTGAGTTCACCCAGGCCGATATCGACATCGTCGGTGACGGGACACTGCCGTTCCACGCCGAGGTCGAGGTGCCGGTGGTGATCGCCGAGGTGTTCGCACGGCTCGCGCAGCTCGGCGTACCGCCGGTGCGGATTCACGTGAACAATCGCAAGGTCGCCCAGGGCTTCTACGAAGGTCTAGGGCTCAGTGACGTCGACGGTGTGCTGCGTAGTATCGACAAGCTGGACAAGATCGGCCCTGAGCGGGTGTCCGCGCTGCTTCAGGAGCAGAACGGCGCGTCGGCGGAGCAGGCCCAGGCATGCCTCGACCTGGCGGCCATCACGGGGACCGACGCGGGCATCGCCGACCGGGTCCTGGAGCTGGGCGTGCGCACCCCGCTCCTCGACGAGGGACTCGACGAGCTGGTTCGACTCGTCGAGGCCGCCGGCCGACGGGTACCGGGGGCGGTGGTGGCCGATCTGAAGATTGCCCGCGGGCTGGACTACTACACCGGCAGCGTCTACGAGACCACGCTGGTCGGCCACGAGCAGCTCGGCTCCATCTGCTCCGGCGGCCGGTACGACTCGCTCGCCTCGGACGGTCGCACGACCTATCCCGGGGTGGGGATGTCCATCGGCGTCACCCGGCTGGTCTCCCGTCTGCTCAGCGCTGACATCGCGCGTGCCAGCAGGCCCGTGCCCACCGCAGTGCTGGTGGCGGTCACCGACGACGAGTCGCGCCCGGCCAGTGACGCTGTGGCCGCCCTGCTCCGCGGCCGCGGGATCCCCGCTGACGTCGCACCGTCGGCGGCCAAGTTCGGCAAGCAGATCAAGTTCGCGGATCGGCGGGGAATCCCCTACGTCTGGTTCCCCGGAGACGAGGCGCACCAGGTCAAGGACATCCGCTCCGGCGACCAGATCAGCGCGGACCCAGCCCTGTGGAGCCCACCGGAGGAAGACCTGTGGCCGCGGGTGACCGCTGCGATGGAAAGGTCCTGA
- a CDS encoding DEAD/DEAH box helicase produces the protein MEYPPKDCHVCCPTPSSFNDLGLPESSLAAIAALGFTTPTDIQTATIPALLEGRDLVGVAQTGTGKTAAFALPMLSRVDADQARVQGLVLTPTRELAIQVADAIASFAGGSGLTVLPIYGGAPYGPQLRGLSRGAQIVVGTPGRVIDMLEKNALDLGGVRSLVLDEADEMLRMGFAEDVDRILSSAADDRQTALFSATMPSAIRSVARRHMSNPVEVATSRPSSTTDTITQTYAVVPFRHKVGALSRVLATTDAEAAVVFVRTRQAAEEVGAALQERGVSAATISGDVAQKERERIVERLRSGSVQVLVATDVAARGLDVEKIGLVVNFDVPREAEAYVHRIGRTGRAGRSGQALTFFTPKERSRLTAIERLTRTSLTEATIPTPAEVSAHKARRVLDSLGERIAAGRLGMYREHLAAHLGPDGDPLETAAALLALAVGDGGPRSAEELEPAPQQRFDRESSPANGPRGGAGRGRRGPNGTVYRVAVGHSHGVRPQDIVGAITGEGGLRGSDLGKIDIFSRFSLVEIGAELSSDASRKISVARVAGQPLRIRPDTGPKHHSKAGGPSSSHAPGRGRRDSRFGSRDTGRKPHHTATGNRS, from the coding sequence ATCGAATACCCGCCGAAGGATTGCCATGTCTGCTGCCCCACGCCCTCCTCGTTCAATGATCTCGGGCTCCCGGAGTCCTCGCTTGCGGCCATCGCCGCGCTCGGCTTCACCACGCCCACCGACATCCAGACCGCCACCATCCCGGCACTCCTCGAGGGACGTGACCTGGTCGGGGTCGCGCAGACCGGAACCGGGAAGACGGCGGCATTCGCGCTGCCCATGCTCTCCCGGGTCGACGCCGACCAGGCACGGGTGCAGGGCCTCGTGCTCACCCCCACCCGCGAACTGGCCATCCAGGTGGCCGATGCCATCGCCAGCTTCGCCGGAGGATCCGGCCTGACCGTGCTGCCGATCTACGGCGGCGCACCATACGGCCCGCAGCTGCGCGGGCTCTCCCGGGGCGCACAGATCGTGGTCGGTACTCCAGGCCGCGTCATCGACATGCTCGAGAAGAACGCGCTGGACCTCGGCGGCGTGCGGAGCCTGGTGCTCGACGAGGCCGACGAGATGCTGCGGATGGGCTTCGCCGAAGATGTGGACCGCATCCTCTCCTCTGCCGCCGACGATCGGCAGACCGCTCTCTTCTCGGCAACCATGCCTTCGGCGATCCGGTCTGTGGCCCGCCGGCACATGAGCAACCCGGTCGAAGTCGCCACCTCACGTCCCTCGTCCACCACCGACACCATCACCCAGACCTACGCCGTGGTGCCGTTCCGGCACAAGGTGGGCGCGCTCTCCCGCGTGCTGGCGACGACCGACGCGGAGGCCGCGGTGGTGTTCGTGCGAACCCGCCAGGCCGCCGAAGAGGTCGGGGCGGCGCTGCAGGAACGCGGTGTCAGCGCCGCGACGATCAGCGGGGACGTCGCGCAGAAGGAGCGCGAACGCATCGTGGAGCGACTGCGTTCGGGGTCTGTCCAGGTACTGGTGGCCACCGATGTCGCCGCGCGCGGGCTCGACGTGGAGAAGATCGGTCTGGTCGTCAACTTCGACGTGCCGCGCGAGGCCGAGGCCTACGTGCACCGCATCGGTCGCACCGGCCGCGCCGGCCGCAGCGGCCAGGCGCTGACCTTCTTCACTCCGAAGGAACGCTCCCGCCTGACCGCGATCGAGCGTCTCACCCGGACCTCGCTCACCGAGGCCACCATCCCAACACCTGCCGAGGTGAGTGCCCACAAGGCCCGCCGCGTGCTGGACTCCTTGGGCGAGCGGATCGCCGCCGGACGACTCGGGATGTACCGCGAGCACCTGGCCGCGCACCTGGGCCCCGACGGCGACCCGTTGGAGACCGCCGCTGCTCTGCTCGCACTGGCCGTGGGTGACGGCGGACCGCGGTCGGCCGAGGAGCTCGAGCCAGCGCCGCAGCAGCGGTTCGATCGCGAGAGCTCTCCCGCGAACGGACCCCGAGGCGGCGCCGGCCGTGGCCGGCGCGGGCCGAACGGCACCGTGTACCGCGTGGCGGTGGGGCACAGCCACGGCGTGCGCCCGCAGGACATCGTGGGAGCGATCACCGGGGAGGGGGGCCTGCGCGGCTCCGACCTCGGCAAGATCGACATCTTCTCCCGCTTCTCCCTGGTGGAGATCGGGGCCGAGCTCAGCTCGGACGCCAGCCGGAAGATCTCGGTCGCGCGCGTCGCCGGTCAGCCGTTGCGGATCCGTCCGGACACCGGTCCCAAGCACCACAGCAAGGCCGGCGGCCCCTCGTCCAGCCATGCACCCGGGCGGGGACGCCGCGACTCCCGCTTCGGCTCCCGTGACACTGGCCGCAAGCCGCACCACACGGCCACCGGCAACCGCTCCTGA
- a CDS encoding peptidylprolyl isomerase, with protein sequence MSPSKREKEYARRRYAKRAARQEKAARVARERRIVGAVVVVVLAAVVVLLIVLNSRTETDPEAPPSTSETAATATAEGTETEPEALPTTDPQRYDAPPPASDSLDTSWDAVISTSAGDIAVTLDGAAAPQAVASFLMLAGDGFFDGTACHRLLPDSLLQCGDPTAAGNGGPGYSFGPIENAPEDDVYPAGSLAMARQPQNGESMGSQFFLVFADVPLPSDSAGGYTVFGQVTEGLDILEQIGAAGTVDGGSDGRPAENVIIESVDIQ encoded by the coding sequence GTGTCCCCGAGCAAGCGGGAGAAGGAGTACGCGCGGCGACGCTACGCCAAGCGTGCGGCCCGGCAGGAGAAGGCAGCGCGCGTGGCGCGGGAGCGTCGCATCGTCGGCGCCGTCGTGGTGGTCGTGCTGGCGGCCGTGGTGGTCCTGCTGATCGTGCTGAACTCCCGCACGGAGACCGACCCGGAGGCGCCGCCCTCAACTTCCGAGACCGCAGCCACGGCGACAGCTGAGGGCACCGAGACTGAACCTGAGGCGCTGCCCACCACGGACCCGCAGCGATACGACGCACCACCTCCCGCGAGCGACTCCCTGGACACCAGCTGGGACGCCGTCATCAGCACCAGTGCCGGGGATATCGCGGTCACGCTCGACGGTGCCGCAGCACCGCAAGCGGTGGCCTCGTTCCTGATGCTGGCCGGCGACGGATTCTTCGACGGCACCGCGTGCCACCGGCTGCTGCCGGACTCGCTGCTCCAGTGCGGGGACCCGACCGCTGCCGGGAACGGCGGACCGGGATACAGCTTCGGCCCGATCGAGAACGCCCCTGAGGATGATGTCTACCCCGCCGGATCTCTGGCCATGGCACGGCAGCCGCAGAACGGTGAGTCGATGGGATCGCAGTTCTTCCTCGTCTTCGCCGATGTGCCGTTGCCCAGTGACTCCGCCGGCGGGTACACCGTGTTCGGCCAGGTGACCGAGGGATTGGACATCTTGGAGCAGATTGGTGCCGCGGGCACCGTGGACGGCGGATCGGACGGTCGACCTGCCGAGAACGTGATCATCGAGAGTGTGGACATCCAGTGA